The following proteins come from a genomic window of Phnomibacter ginsenosidimutans:
- a CDS encoding SusD/RagB family nutrient-binding outer membrane lipoprotein, translating to MRLSKKKNVNADMQAILNDANTYPVFMSNADNAEMKYLAAAPNQWPLYGTRVGSFDEFRVSKTLSDRLSSIGDPRLAVFGRPSQKSVAAGTPVIEGIPNGLGDVQALNYNGGPQGVSRVGYTFACLVCNDNGQAVPDPAAARAVLMSYAELQFILAEAREKGMITNGDAATFYRNGIEANMAYWKALVPVQYNINLDVPASYYTQAAVAYSGTSAEKLDKIYLQKWVALYFTGLEGWHDWKRTGKPEIVPGANNLNNNKVPVRFIYPQSEQSLNGTFRAEAVTRQGADDINTRTWIAQ from the coding sequence ATGCGGTTGTCGAAAAAGAAAAACGTGAATGCAGATATGCAGGCCATTCTCAACGATGCCAACACGTATCCTGTATTTATGAGCAATGCCGATAATGCAGAAATGAAATACCTCGCCGCAGCACCCAACCAATGGCCGCTGTATGGTACCCGTGTAGGTAGCTTTGATGAGTTTCGGGTAAGTAAAACCTTGTCCGATCGTTTGTCTTCAATAGGTGATCCACGTTTGGCGGTGTTTGGTCGTCCTTCACAAAAATCAGTAGCAGCTGGTACGCCGGTGATTGAAGGCATTCCCAATGGTTTGGGCGATGTACAAGCATTGAACTACAATGGCGGACCGCAAGGAGTATCTCGTGTAGGTTACACATTTGCTTGTCTGGTGTGCAACGATAACGGACAGGCAGTGCCCGATCCAGCAGCGGCCCGTGCCGTACTCATGAGCTATGCCGAGTTGCAATTCATTTTGGCAGAAGCCAGAGAGAAAGGCATGATTACAAATGGGGATGCAGCTACTTTTTATCGCAATGGCATCGAAGCCAACATGGCCTATTGGAAAGCGTTGGTGCCTGTGCAGTACAATATCAACCTCGATGTACCTGCCAGCTACTACACACAAGCTGCAGTAGCTTACTCCGGCACCAGTGCTGAAAAACTCGATAAAATTTATTTGCAAAAATGGGTGGCCTTGTACTTCACCGGTTTGGAAGGCTGGCACGATTGGAAGCGTACCGGCAAACCAGAAATTGTACCCGGCGCCAACAACTTGAACAACAACAAAGTGCCTGTGCGTTTCATTTATCCGCAAAGTGAGCAATCACTCAATGGCACTTTCCGTGCCGAAGCGGTAACTCGTCAGGGTGCTGATGATATCAATACCCGCACCTGGATTGCCCAATAA
- a CDS encoding bifunctional YncE family protein/alkaline phosphatase family protein has translation MFRILASVVLLAVCSQAMAQSNPFILSVPGVNQYAKIDTAGVSVLPSGRYVTPVGQTIRITHDPFGMAVSPDGKTVITLHNGVFSIIDVASMQATRVPDYAGKIPSPLSNGSFLGVAFHPTQSLVYLSGGDNGAVIVYDYKRLQKVDSISLNGVFAGQTFDDSFTSDLIFNTANNELLVLDRGNFRLVRINLANKKITASIETGRQPFGLAISPDKKTVLVANVGMYSYPLVKGATPDNANEKMIDYHPYGHNTKSSKEGTEIDGKEIPGVGDPNAPEAMSVYSINLATNKVTHRLKTGHLIGELVEDAEVIGGASPNSIVMGKQYAYVTNATNDNISVIDYRKGKIVDHIDIKVDPLLDKYRGLLPFGITMSADEKTLYVALLGFNAVAVIDIASKTTKGLLPTGWGPARVLLSKEQQYLYVISCRGYGAGPNGGKNFVAPPQGTYVGDIQLATFQKIAMPDAAQLKAYTTKAIQNTYQKIPVNQVANTPLPALPGLGSTPIRHIVFISKENRTYDEVFGQMNRAKGDATLARFGTGVNIFTKTDSLYNVDVMPNHKRIGSQFAFSDNFYCDSDASIHGHHWMVGVIPNEWVEANSSVSKTAKLFSNAPGRRFPGSTGSIDPEDYAEIGGLWEALERKGISFYNFGQANETAHVREEWNDTATGAAHLVMVPMQNALWTRTSHNFAGYNTNIPDQFRMKQFEEEFTKKWLNGKDSLPQLLTVMLPNDHGARPRPEDGYPFTHSYMADNDLALGRMLHFLSRTPYWKNMLVIVTEDDPQGGVDHVDGHRSILMMAGPYVKKNHVSHTHANFGTILKTMYNILGVPYVNQYDVTASLLSDFFTNTPDFSAYDLVLPDKRVFNWDKAMEKYKQPIDWRKIQQGPKMDDAGEQRVEHYKTGGQ, from the coding sequence ATGTTTAGAATTCTTGCCTCCGTTGTATTGCTTGCTGTGTGTTCGCAGGCAATGGCACAATCCAATCCATTTATCTTATCGGTGCCCGGTGTAAACCAATATGCCAAAATTGATACTGCCGGTGTTTCTGTGTTGCCCAGTGGTCGTTATGTAACGCCCGTGGGACAAACCATTCGCATCACACATGATCCGTTTGGCATGGCTGTTTCACCCGATGGCAAAACGGTCATCACATTGCACAACGGCGTGTTCAGCATTATTGATGTTGCTTCGATGCAAGCCACCCGTGTACCCGATTATGCTGGTAAGATTCCATCGCCGTTGAGCAATGGTTCTTTTTTGGGAGTAGCATTTCATCCCACGCAAAGCCTTGTGTATTTAAGCGGTGGCGACAACGGCGCAGTCATTGTGTACGATTACAAACGCCTGCAAAAAGTGGATTCTATTTCGCTGAACGGCGTGTTTGCAGGACAAACATTTGACGACAGCTTCACCAGCGATTTAATTTTTAATACTGCCAACAACGAACTGCTGGTGTTGGACCGCGGCAATTTTCGGTTGGTAAGAATCAACCTGGCCAACAAGAAAATTACTGCCTCTATCGAAACTGGTCGTCAGCCTTTTGGTCTGGCCATTTCGCCCGATAAAAAAACGGTGCTGGTGGCCAACGTGGGCATGTACAGTTATCCGTTGGTAAAAGGTGCTACGCCCGACAATGCCAACGAAAAAATGATTGACTACCATCCATATGGACACAACACCAAATCTTCAAAAGAAGGAACAGAAATTGATGGCAAAGAAATTCCCGGCGTAGGCGATCCTAATGCGCCGGAGGCCATGAGTGTGTACAGCATCAATCTGGCTACTAATAAAGTAACGCATCGCTTAAAGACCGGTCACCTGATTGGTGAGTTGGTGGAAGATGCGGAAGTGATTGGCGGTGCCAGTCCCAACTCTATTGTTATGGGCAAGCAATACGCTTATGTAACCAATGCTACCAACGACAATATTTCCGTGATTGATTACCGCAAGGGAAAAATCGTTGACCATATCGATATCAAAGTAGATCCGCTGCTCGATAAATACCGCGGCTTGTTGCCCTTCGGTATTACCATGAGTGCCGATGAAAAAACATTGTATGTAGCACTGTTGGGTTTTAATGCTGTTGCGGTGATAGACATTGCCAGCAAAACCACCAAGGGCTTGCTGCCCACTGGCTGGGGACCGGCAAGAGTGCTGCTAAGCAAAGAGCAGCAATACCTGTACGTGATTTCTTGCCGTGGGTATGGTGCGGGGCCGAACGGTGGTAAAAACTTTGTAGCACCACCACAGGGTACTTACGTGGGTGATATTCAGCTGGCTACTTTTCAAAAAATAGCCATGCCCGATGCAGCGCAATTGAAGGCTTACACTACAAAAGCCATTCAGAATACCTATCAGAAAATTCCGGTGAATCAAGTGGCGAATACACCACTGCCTGCATTGCCGGGTTTGGGTAGTACGCCCATCAGGCATATTGTTTTCATCAGCAAAGAAAACCGTACCTATGATGAAGTGTTTGGCCAAATGAACAGGGCAAAAGGCGATGCTACACTGGCCCGTTTTGGAACAGGTGTCAACATCTTTACCAAAACAGATTCGTTGTACAATGTAGATGTAATGCCCAATCACAAACGCATTGGCAGCCAGTTTGCTTTCAGCGATAATTTTTATTGCGATAGTGATGCCTCTATTCACGGGCATCACTGGATGGTGGGTGTTATTCCCAATGAATGGGTAGAAGCCAACTCAAGTGTGAGCAAAACGGCAAAGCTGTTTTCGAATGCACCGGGCCGTCGTTTTCCTGGTAGTACCGGAAGTATTGACCCCGAAGATTATGCTGAAATTGGTGGCTTGTGGGAAGCACTGGAACGCAAAGGCATTTCGTTTTACAACTTTGGTCAGGCCAATGAAACAGCCCATGTACGGGAAGAGTGGAACGATACTGCTACCGGTGCTGCACACTTGGTAATGGTGCCCATGCAAAACGCCTTGTGGACAAGAACCTCACACAACTTTGCCGGCTACAATACCAACATTCCCGATCAGTTTCGGATGAAACAATTTGAAGAGGAGTTCACCAAAAAATGGTTGAACGGAAAAGACAGTTTGCCCCAATTGCTGACCGTGATGTTGCCCAACGATCATGGTGCCAGACCAAGACCAGAAGACGGTTATCCGTTTACGCATTCCTACATGGCCGACAACGATTTGGCTCTGGGCAGAATGTTGCATTTTTTGAGCAGAACACCGTACTGGAAAAACATGCTGGTGATTGTAACGGAAGATGATCCGCAGGGAGGTGTAGACCATGTGGATGGTCACCGCAGTATCCTCATGATGGCGGGTCCTTATGTCAAGAAAAACCATGTGTCGCATACGCATGCCAACTTCGGTACCATCCTCAAAACCATGTACAATATTTTGGGTGTGCCGTATGTAAATCAGTATGATGTTACGGCCAGTTTGCTCAGCGACTTCTTTACCAACACACCCGATTTTTCAGCCTATGATTTGGTATTGCCTGATAAGCGGGTATTCAATTGGGACAAGGCCATGGAGAAATACAAGCAGCCCATCGACTGGCGTAAAATTCAGCAAGGACCAAAGATGGATGATGCCGGTGAACAACGGGTGGAGCATTATAAAACAGGTGGTCAATAA
- a CDS encoding bifunctional YncE family protein/alkaline phosphatase family protein has product MKHLLFAALLLGILPGTTGVAQAQTKKVTLPNGWSLTPAGKQLPLGDLPLNVVVSPDKKLLAVTNNGQSVQSIQLIDAVNDKVLHSVEIPKSWYGLHFSADGKKLYASGGNDNRIVQYNIVNKQLQLTDSFLLGKKWPNKISPAGFDLDEAKNLMYVVTKENDALYIVDLATKKMEQFPLGAKAYTCLLSPDRKKLYISLWGADRLLIWDTQTKTEISRVAVGDNPNELLLTKDGHYLYVANANDNSVAVIKTATTAIVEVLNTALYPNAPNGSTTNGMALNETETTLYVANADNNCMAVFDVEEKGESRSKGFIPTGWYPTSVKVVGRKIFVSNGKGVTSLANPYGPNPAVRKQAVTYQAGDAKKPQEVQYIGGLFKGTLSIIPEPDAQQLKVLAKQVYDNTPYTKLKELMAAGEPGNPIPMKVGDASPIKHVFYIIKENRTYDQVLGDLPQGNGDTSLVLFGRKITPNQHALAEQFVLLDNFYVDAEVSADGHNWSTAAYANDYTEKNWPTSYGGRGGTYDFEGQKNIAHPRGGFIWDHCLRAGISYRTYGEFADDGQPNIPALVGRVCANFTSWDESVRDTTRFYQWRHDFDSLVAANALPQLNTLRFINDHTEGLRVGRPTPFAHVADNDYAVGLFIEYLSKSPVWEKSVVFILEDDAQNGPDHVDAHRSTAYVVGPHVKRSYVDHTMYSTSSMLRTIELILGLPPMSQYDAAAMPMWRCFTPQANTTAFTAIAPNVDLNEKNEKVNALSKLSETFDFSKEDMAPDVAFSEVIWKAVKGEHSVMPAPRRSAFVWSDEEEEEKEKEEANVKQPLPAKASGKTKR; this is encoded by the coding sequence ATGAAACATTTACTCTTTGCTGCATTGCTGTTGGGCATACTGCCGGGTACTACCGGAGTAGCACAGGCACAAACAAAAAAAGTAACCTTACCCAACGGCTGGTCGTTGACACCTGCGGGCAAGCAACTGCCACTCGGCGATTTGCCGTTGAACGTGGTGGTTTCGCCCGACAAGAAATTGCTGGCCGTTACCAACAACGGACAAAGTGTGCAATCCATTCAGCTTATTGATGCGGTGAATGATAAAGTGCTGCACAGCGTAGAAATTCCAAAGAGTTGGTATGGTTTACACTTTAGTGCCGATGGTAAAAAGTTGTATGCATCGGGTGGTAACGATAACCGCATTGTGCAGTACAATATTGTAAATAAGCAATTGCAGTTGACTGATAGTTTTTTGCTGGGTAAAAAATGGCCCAACAAAATATCACCTGCTGGTTTCGATCTGGATGAAGCCAAAAACCTGATGTACGTGGTGACCAAAGAAAACGATGCCTTGTACATTGTTGATTTGGCCACCAAGAAAATGGAACAGTTTCCATTGGGTGCCAAAGCGTACACCTGTTTGCTGAGTCCCGATAGAAAGAAACTCTACATTTCGTTGTGGGGTGCCGATCGGTTGTTGATTTGGGATACCCAAACCAAAACAGAAATCAGTCGAGTTGCTGTAGGTGATAACCCCAATGAATTGTTGCTCACAAAAGATGGTCATTACTTGTATGTGGCCAATGCCAATGACAACAGTGTGGCTGTAATTAAAACAGCAACGACTGCTATTGTAGAAGTGTTGAACACCGCTCTGTATCCCAATGCGCCCAATGGTTCTACCACCAATGGTATGGCATTGAATGAAACAGAAACTACGTTGTATGTGGCCAACGCCGACAACAACTGCATGGCCGTATTTGATGTGGAAGAAAAAGGCGAGAGCCGCAGCAAAGGTTTTATTCCTACAGGTTGGTATCCTACCAGTGTGAAAGTTGTAGGGAGGAAAATCTTCGTCAGCAATGGCAAGGGCGTTACATCACTCGCTAATCCTTACGGGCCCAATCCGGCAGTGCGTAAGCAGGCCGTTACCTATCAGGCAGGCGATGCCAAAAAGCCACAGGAAGTGCAATACATTGGCGGCTTGTTTAAAGGTACCCTCAGCATTATTCCTGAGCCCGATGCACAACAACTGAAAGTGCTGGCCAAACAAGTGTACGACAACACACCTTATACCAAACTGAAAGAATTGATGGCAGCCGGTGAACCTGGCAATCCTATACCCATGAAGGTGGGCGATGCATCACCCATTAAGCATGTGTTTTACATCATCAAAGAAAACAGAACCTACGACCAGGTGCTGGGAGATTTACCACAAGGCAATGGTGACACTTCGCTGGTATTGTTTGGCAGAAAAATTACCCCTAACCAACATGCGTTGGCTGAGCAGTTTGTGTTGCTCGATAACTTTTATGTAGATGCTGAAGTAAGTGCCGATGGCCACAACTGGAGCACGGCTGCGTATGCCAATGATTACACCGAAAAAAACTGGCCCACCAGCTACGGTGGCCGTGGTGGTACCTATGATTTTGAAGGACAGAAAAACATTGCGCATCCACGTGGTGGTTTCATTTGGGATCATTGCTTGCGGGCAGGCATCAGTTACCGCACCTATGGCGAGTTTGCCGATGATGGTCAGCCAAACATTCCAGCGTTGGTGGGCAGGGTGTGTGCCAACTTCACCAGCTGGGACGAAAGTGTGAGAGATACAACGAGATTTTATCAGTGGCGCCACGATTTCGATTCATTAGTAGCGGCCAATGCGCTGCCACAGTTGAATACGCTGCGTTTCATCAATGATCACACAGAAGGATTACGTGTAGGAAGACCAACCCCTTTTGCCCACGTGGCCGATAATGATTATGCAGTTGGTTTATTCATTGAGTATTTAAGTAAAAGCCCGGTATGGGAAAAATCGGTGGTGTTCATATTGGAAGACGATGCACAAAATGGCCCAGACCACGTGGATGCGCACCGCTCCACGGCTTATGTGGTGGGCCCTCACGTAAAACGGAGTTATGTAGATCATACCATGTATTCTACCTCTTCTATGTTGCGCACCATCGAGCTTATTTTGGGGCTGCCACCCATGAGCCAGTACGATGCTGCTGCCATGCCCATGTGGCGTTGTTTTACACCACAAGCCAATACAACAGCATTCACCGCCATTGCACCCAATGTTGATTTGAATGAGAAGAATGAGAAAGTAAATGCATTGTCCAAACTGAGTGAAACATTTGATTTTTCGAAAGAAGACATGGCGCCGGATGTGGCCTTCAGCGAAGTGATTTGGAAAGCGGTGAAAGGTGAACATAGTGTGATGCCAGCACCCCGCCGCAGTGCATTTGTATGGAGCGATGAAGAGGAAGAAGAAAAGGAGAAAGAAGAAGCCAATGTGAAGCAACCGTTGCCTGCAAAGGCTTCAGGTAAAACCAAACGATAA
- a CDS encoding TonB-dependent receptor plug domain-containing protein, giving the protein MQRTGLMIIAALAAQTSIAQQTVDAKDSTYTTLQQVVVSATHKARERSQTPYSIEVLQQPAQQMQQARTTPEALAYVPGVFVQKTNHGGGSPFLRGLTGNQTLIMIDGIRFNNATFRFGPNQYPNLIDAFSIDRIEVLKGSGSVQYGSDAMGGVIHVLTKKQDYTAKPTWHANATGRITTQDMEYTGRASAAYSSNHFMMQAGYTFRQFGDLVGGDTTGVQRPSGYDERDWDVKMAMQLSDKTELIVSSQQVVQRNVPLYHRVKLENFAYYRFSPQVMQVSYARLNWKPGMRLVNEASFTALYKYSKEGRQYNRNGNANFYDELDKVNSVGATAEVYSSFNQWWTANSGIEWYSDKVRSSRIRTNGSSVFNERGLYPDAAVQDNFSAYSLHHFRWRKWVAEAGLRYNHFINSLPGAITQLPGQPKENAVKLTPASLVGNASLLYNINPKHIVYASFSNGYRAPGLDDMGTLGLVDFRYEVPAYDLKPEKNSNIEFGYRFAGRRLQASATFFYMHINDLISRVRRGTDSIQGYPVYIKTNDQQAFVRGFEISAQYQITKQLRAQSYVAYQYGQNLTRSEPMRRIPPMNGLSSLLYQASKWYVAVEHQWAAAQQRLAQGDKDDNRIPKGGTPAWMLWNMHAGYQASSFSVKLSLHNISNEDYRTHGSGINGMGRALVAGVSYHL; this is encoded by the coding sequence ATGCAGCGAACAGGATTAATGATCATAGCAGCATTGGCTGCGCAAACGAGTATTGCACAACAGACCGTTGATGCAAAAGATTCCACATACACCACACTACAGCAGGTAGTGGTAAGTGCTACACACAAAGCCCGTGAACGCAGCCAAACGCCCTACAGCATTGAAGTGCTGCAACAACCAGCACAACAAATGCAGCAGGCCCGCACCACTCCCGAAGCATTGGCCTACGTACCAGGTGTATTTGTGCAAAAAACCAATCATGGTGGCGGCTCACCTTTTCTACGCGGCCTTACGGGCAATCAAACACTCATCATGATTGATGGCATTCGTTTCAACAATGCTACGTTTCGATTTGGCCCCAATCAATATCCCAATCTGATTGATGCATTTAGCATTGATAGGATTGAAGTGCTGAAGGGAAGCGGCAGTGTGCAGTACGGTAGTGATGCCATGGGTGGCGTAATTCATGTGTTGACAAAGAAACAAGACTACACTGCAAAACCAACTTGGCATGCCAATGCCACCGGGCGTATTACCACGCAAGACATGGAATATACAGGCCGTGCTTCCGCAGCTTATAGCAGTAATCATTTTATGATGCAAGCCGGCTATACGTTTCGGCAGTTTGGCGATTTGGTAGGGGGCGATACAACGGGAGTGCAACGTCCTTCGGGTTATGACGAAAGAGATTGGGATGTGAAAATGGCAATGCAGCTCTCTGATAAAACGGAATTGATTGTGTCGAGTCAGCAGGTAGTGCAGCGTAATGTGCCTTTGTACCATCGGGTGAAGCTGGAAAATTTTGCTTACTACCGTTTTTCACCACAGGTGATGCAGGTATCGTATGCGAGGCTCAACTGGAAGCCGGGTATGCGTTTGGTAAATGAAGCCAGTTTTACTGCTTTGTATAAATACAGCAAAGAAGGCCGCCAATACAACCGCAATGGCAATGCCAATTTTTATGATGAACTGGACAAAGTGAATAGTGTAGGTGCTACGGCTGAAGTGTACAGCAGTTTCAACCAGTGGTGGACAGCCAACAGTGGTATAGAATGGTACAGCGATAAAGTTCGCAGCAGTAGAATACGCACTAATGGTAGCAGCGTTTTTAACGAACGGGGCTTATATCCGGATGCTGCTGTGCAGGATAATTTTTCTGCCTACAGCCTGCATCATTTTCGTTGGCGAAAGTGGGTGGCAGAAGCCGGACTTCGCTACAATCATTTCATCAATAGTTTACCCGGTGCTATTACACAATTGCCCGGTCAGCCAAAAGAAAATGCGGTGAAGTTGACGCCGGCTTCGTTGGTGGGTAATGCTTCCTTGTTGTACAATATCAACCCGAAGCATATAGTGTATGCATCTTTCAGCAATGGTTATCGTGCACCGGGTTTGGATGATATGGGCACATTGGGCTTAGTAGATTTTCGATACGAAGTACCCGCTTACGATTTGAAGCCCGAGAAAAACAGCAACATAGAATTCGGATATCGCTTTGCTGGCAGGCGTTTGCAGGCATCGGCTACTTTCTTTTACATGCACATCAACGATCTTATCAGCAGGGTACGCAGGGGAACAGATTCCATACAAGGATATCCTGTGTATATCAAAACCAACGATCAGCAGGCATTTGTTCGTGGCTTTGAAATCAGTGCACAATATCAAATTACCAAACAACTACGGGCACAGAGTTATGTAGCGTATCAGTACGGGCAAAACCTCACCCGCAGCGAACCCATGCGTCGCATTCCACCCATGAATGGCTTGAGCAGTCTGCTGTATCAGGCATCCAAATGGTACGTTGCAGTGGAGCACCAATGGGCGGCTGCACAACAACGATTGGCACAGGGTGATAAAGACGACAACCGCATTCCAAAGGGGGGCACACCCGCCTGGATGCTGTGGAATATGCATGCCGGATATCAAGCCTCATCATTCAGTGTGAAGCTGTCGCTGCACAATATCAGTAACGAAGATTACCGTACCCACGGCAGCGGCATCAACGGTATGGGCCGGGCACTGGTGGCAGGAGTGAGTTATCATTTGTAA
- the ung gene encoding uracil-DNA glycosylase, which produces MDVQIADSWKQRMEDEFGKTYFHNIVLHLKTERAAGKTIYPPGSQIFNAFALTPFDKVKVVIIGQDPYHGPRQAMGLSFSVPRGVTAPPSLGNIFKELRQDIGMDIPAHGDLTTWANQGVLLLNAALTVRANEPNSHAQIGWHEFTNAIIRKLSDERTGLVFMLWGKFAQDKQVLIDGTKHQVLKAAHPSPFSADKGFFGCRHFSKANEYLMKQGLDPIDWQLPE; this is translated from the coding sequence ATGGATGTACAAATAGCCGATAGCTGGAAACAACGCATGGAAGATGAGTTTGGCAAAACTTACTTCCACAACATTGTGCTGCACCTCAAAACGGAGCGGGCAGCTGGTAAAACCATTTATCCGCCGGGTAGCCAAATTTTCAACGCCTTCGCTTTAACGCCTTTTGATAAAGTAAAAGTGGTCATCATTGGGCAAGACCCCTATCACGGGCCACGCCAGGCGATGGGCCTCTCGTTTAGTGTACCAAGGGGAGTAACAGCCCCGCCTTCGCTGGGCAATATTTTCAAAGAACTGCGTCAGGATATTGGGATGGACATTCCTGCACATGGCGATCTTACTACTTGGGCCAACCAAGGTGTATTGTTGCTCAATGCGGCATTGACGGTGCGGGCCAATGAGCCCAACAGCCATGCGCAAATTGGCTGGCATGAGTTTACCAATGCCATTATTCGCAAGCTGTCAGACGAACGTACCGGATTGGTATTTATGCTTTGGGGAAAATTTGCGCAAGACAAGCAGGTGTTGATAGATGGCACCAAACATCAGGTGTTGAAGGCGGCGCATCCCAGCCCGTTTAGTGCCGATAAAGGTTTCTTTGGTTGCAGGCATTTCAGCAAGGCCAATGAATACCTCATGAAACAAGGGCTGGACCCCATCGATTGGCAATTGCCGGAATAA
- a CDS encoding lysophospholipid acyltransferase family protein, which yields MPLLTPFFPGPNKTIAKKSMSRIPLFGWVYTRGSVLVDRKSDASRKRSFDDMRKVLQHEKLNMAVYPEGTRNRTGQPLKSFYDGAFKLAVDTQKDIIPVVIRNTAKALPPSQFFYLLPVPLEMELLPAIPVAGKTADALKAEVFDIMWKAVAENA from the coding sequence GTGCCGTTGCTGACCCCTTTCTTTCCGGGGCCCAATAAAACCATTGCCAAAAAATCGATGTCACGCATACCATTGTTTGGTTGGGTGTACACCCGTGGCTCTGTGCTGGTAGACAGAAAAAGTGATGCCAGCCGCAAACGCAGTTTTGACGACATGCGCAAAGTATTGCAGCATGAAAAACTGAACATGGCCGTGTATCCTGAGGGAACCCGCAACCGTACCGGGCAACCGCTCAAATCCTTTTACGACGGGGCTTTTAAGCTGGCGGTAGATACGCAAAAAGACATCATTCCTGTTGTCATTCGCAATACGGCAAAGGCCTTACCGCCCAGTCAGTTTTTTTATCTGCTGCCGGTACCGCTGGAAATGGAATTGCTACCCGCCATACCCGTTGCGGGTAAAACAGCCGATGCTTTAAAAGCAGAAGTGTTTGACATAATGTGGAAGGCAGTTGCCGAAAATGCTTAG